One Ignavibacteria bacterium genomic window carries:
- a CDS encoding UvrD-helicase domain-containing protein has translation MSINLDELNPQQRQAVEHIEGPNMIIAGAGSGKTRVLTYKIAYLLDSGVSPFEILALTFTNKAASEMRERISKLNPGSADKLWMGTFHSIFARLLRIEAERIGFNRNFTIYDSDDSLNVIKGIMNANNVSQDSTNPRAVQHTISNLKNKFINPAEFSLFAKSDFERKVLTVYNEYQPCLKRSNAMDFDDLLTKPIELFNNNPDVLEKYQERFKFILVDEYQDTNKAQYLIIKALSQKHKNLSVVGDDAQSIYKWRGAEIQNIFDFETDFTERNLFRLEQNYRSTKKILQLADDVIKKNKKQIDKSLWTENLEGEEIHLTESMSDRDEALKVAKNILDEIHKSKYNYKDFVVLYRTNAQSRTLEDALRMQKIPYTIVGGIRFYQRKEIKDILAYLKIIANPFDNESVLRVLGMAEGVGKTSVDKLVAIGDEKGIQLYEVLHTLEKHQGFSSNIRNRLTEVNNFISKFKYLKDEMSLLELTRGIVDHTGIIRNLKSENTFEAEERIANIEELISAIAEYSDTVDNASLEGFLQEVSLVADIDTLDNQKNAVTLMTIHAAKGLEFPVVFITGLEEGLFPVGNSITSEEELEEERRLFYVAITRAMRKLYLMFANTRYKFGTPSYQTKSRFIKEISPEIFDKHIKHESLKNRMEYAPVSKAKSGRAIQYDLYIGKKKKAEKEEFENDKFPDIHKGTIVEHESFGKGKVISTQGAGLDKKAEIYFEDIGLKKIVLKYAKLTIRE, from the coding sequence ATGAGTATTAATTTAGATGAGTTAAATCCGCAGCAGAGACAGGCAGTTGAGCACATAGAAGGACCTAACATGATTATCGCAGGTGCCGGCAGCGGAAAAACAAGAGTTCTCACATATAAAATTGCATACCTCCTCGACAGCGGAGTCAGTCCGTTTGAAATTCTTGCTTTGACTTTCACCAACAAAGCTGCAAGCGAAATGCGCGAGCGTATTTCAAAATTAAATCCCGGAAGCGCAGACAAGCTATGGATGGGAACGTTTCACTCAATCTTTGCGCGGCTGCTCAGAATCGAAGCGGAGCGAATAGGATTCAATAGAAACTTTACAATATATGATTCTGATGACAGCTTGAATGTTATCAAAGGAATAATGAATGCAAATAATGTTTCGCAAGATTCAACCAATCCGAGAGCGGTTCAGCACACAATCAGCAATCTTAAAAATAAATTCATAAACCCAGCGGAATTTTCTTTATTTGCAAAATCAGACTTTGAGAGGAAGGTTTTGACAGTTTATAATGAATATCAGCCCTGCCTCAAACGAAGCAATGCAATGGATTTTGATGATTTGCTCACAAAACCGATTGAATTGTTCAATAACAATCCCGATGTGCTCGAAAAATATCAGGAAAGATTTAAGTTCATTCTTGTCGATGAATATCAGGATACAAACAAGGCGCAGTATTTAATTATAAAAGCATTATCTCAAAAACATAAAAATCTTTCCGTTGTTGGTGATGATGCGCAGTCGATTTATAAGTGGCGCGGAGCTGAGATACAAAATATTTTTGATTTTGAAACGGACTTCACGGAAAGAAATTTATTCCGTCTTGAGCAGAATTACCGCTCGACAAAAAAAATTCTCCAGCTTGCAGATGATGTAATCAAAAAAAATAAAAAACAAATTGATAAATCTTTATGGACTGAAAACCTGGAAGGTGAAGAAATTCATTTAACGGAATCTATGTCAGATAGAGATGAAGCATTAAAAGTCGCAAAGAATATTCTCGATGAAATTCATAAATCGAAATATAATTATAAAGACTTTGTAGTTTTATACCGCACGAATGCGCAGTCAAGAACGCTCGAAGATGCTTTGCGGATGCAGAAAATTCCGTATACAATCGTCGGCGGCATCCGCTTTTATCAGCGAAAAGAAATTAAAGACATTCTCGCTTATCTAAAAATCATTGCAAATCCATTTGATAACGAATCTGTTCTGCGTGTGCTGGGAATGGCTGAAGGAGTCGGGAAAACAAGCGTGGATAAGCTCGTTGCAATAGGTGATGAGAAAGGCATACAGCTTTATGAGGTTCTGCATACGCTCGAAAAGCATCAGGGGTTCAGTTCAAATATCCGCAACAGATTAACTGAAGTAAATAATTTCATATCGAAGTTTAAATATCTGAAAGATGAAATGAGCTTGCTTGAGCTTACACGCGGAATTGTTGACCACACAGGAATTATACGGAACTTAAAATCCGAAAATACTTTTGAAGCCGAGGAAAGAATTGCAAACATAGAAGAATTAATTTCGGCAATTGCAGAGTATTCCGACACGGTTGACAATGCTTCGCTTGAAGGGTTTTTGCAGGAAGTTTCGCTTGTAGCCGATATAGATACACTTGATAATCAGAAAAATGCAGTTACATTGATGACTATTCACGCGGCAAAGGGATTAGAGTTTCCTGTTGTATTCATAACCGGACTTGAAGAGGGATTATTCCCTGTAGGCAATTCAATTACATCTGAAGAAGAGCTTGAAGAAGAGCGCAGATTGTTTTATGTTGCAATAACACGCGCAATGAGAAAGCTTTACCTTATGTTTGCAAATACGAGATATAAATTCGGGACACCTTCATATCAGACCAAGTCAAGATTCATAAAAGAAATCTCTCCTGAAATTTTTGATAAGCATATCAAACATGAAAGCTTAAAAAACAGAATGGAGTATGCGCCTGTTTCAAAAGCAAAATCAGGACGCGCGATTCAATATGATTTATACATCGGCAAAAAGAAAAAAGCAGAGAAAGAGGAATTTGAGAACGACAAGTTTCCTGATATTCACAAAGGAACGATTGTTGAACACGAATCATTCGGCAAAGGAAAAGTTATCAGTACACAGGGCGCAGGACTCGATAAGAAGGCAGAGATATATTTCGAAGACATCGGCTTGAAAAAAATTGTTTTGAAATACGCGAAGCTGACAATACGTGAATAG
- a CDS encoding S8/S53 family peptidase, producing the protein MKNYILSSLLLIIVVGLFSFSNKPDTTVSTKEVYFKMPEGISQNDYVPNTIIFKLKESIRNGSGNDFIGSPVVNYALSQLSSERVAKVFPGKEKPESDFSIHGEKLADLSLIYIVKYNSPVALENAINDLYATGEVEYAQPYYIQNLDFTPNDPSLGSQYFITKVACQQGWDIQQGDTNVYIGIVDSGSDLDHPDLSANIKKNYADPIDGVDNDNNGYVDDLNGWDFGGADYNNIVGDNNPNCLGSNTNHGSHVSGDASAVTNNGVGVAGPGFKCKLLIVKTSADNDTRGPGGTAYILKGYEGIVYAADRGCAVINNSWGGSFASSFEQDAVTYATINKNALVVCAAGNDNSSAPHYPSALKYVISVASTNSTDTRSSFSNYGTTIDVSAPGSSIYSTLYNNGYATFDGTSMASPIAAGVAAIIKSQFPSYTALQVGEKLRVTCDNINGTNPSYADMLGKGRVNMFRALTVNSPSIRITDYTVSDGNNNVPQPNDTLRITGTFRNYLDAAANVSVTVSTTSTAVTILSNTATLGAMATMGTANNNSSPLRIRVNSNAPANSNVVLKLVYADGAYSDFEYISVIVNPSYFTMNGNKIATTINSRGNFTYNNYPTNTQGIGFTYNNGSNLNFEGGLIMATANNKVSDVVRGADPNTQNSDLTSVIPFTITTPGTVSVQDGSAQYNDNGAGGNKIGVTVDFRSYAFNTPADDDYIIFKYKITNTNASAISNFYIGIYSDWDVGTNGDLNKADYDAVNQLGYIWRTDNNPNSYVGMSLLTGTNVNYWAIDNDNAVAGNPWGVYDNFTDIEKWQALSSNIGRQTAGGTGTGRDVSHVLGAGPFSIPANSSIYVGFALVAAENLNDLKTNAANAKIKYASVLGISSNENLIPEKFQLHQNYPNPFNPSTTIKFGLAQNSFVKISVYDMLGREVAQLVNQRLNAGTHEASFNASNLTSGTYFYKLETEYFTETKKMLLIK; encoded by the coding sequence ATGAAAAATTATATTCTTTCCTCTTTGCTATTAATAATAGTAGTCGGATTATTTTCGTTTTCAAATAAACCAGATACAACGGTTTCCACTAAGGAAGTTTATTTCAAAATGCCTGAGGGCATTTCACAGAATGATTATGTTCCAAATACCATCATATTTAAATTAAAAGAAAGCATAAGGAACGGCTCGGGAAATGATTTCATCGGAAGTCCCGTTGTGAACTATGCGCTTTCACAGCTAAGTTCAGAGCGTGTTGCAAAAGTATTTCCCGGAAAAGAAAAACCTGAATCTGATTTCAGCATTCACGGCGAAAAGCTTGCCGACCTTTCTCTTATATATATAGTAAAATATAATTCTCCGGTTGCTCTTGAAAATGCAATTAACGATTTATATGCAACAGGTGAAGTTGAATATGCACAACCATATTACATTCAGAATCTAGATTTTACTCCGAACGACCCGAGCTTGGGCTCGCAGTATTTCATAACCAAAGTTGCATGCCAGCAGGGATGGGACATTCAGCAGGGTGATACAAATGTTTATATAGGAATCGTTGACAGCGGCTCTGACTTAGACCACCCGGACTTATCGGCTAACATTAAGAAAAATTATGCAGACCCGATAGACGGTGTCGATAACGATAACAATGGATATGTTGATGACCTGAATGGATGGGATTTTGGTGGTGCCGATTATAATAACATTGTTGGCGACAACAATCCTAATTGTTTAGGGAGTAATACAAATCACGGCTCACACGTTTCAGGTGATGCAAGCGCAGTAACAAATAACGGAGTCGGCGTTGCAGGTCCGGGATTTAAATGCAAGCTTCTCATAGTCAAAACTTCTGCCGATAACGACACTCGCGGACCCGGCGGAACAGCTTATATTTTAAAAGGATATGAAGGAATTGTTTATGCTGCCGACAGGGGCTGCGCAGTGATTAACAACTCATGGGGCGGAAGCTTTGCAAGCTCTTTTGAGCAGGATGCGGTTACTTATGCAACTATAAATAAAAATGCTCTGGTCGTTTGCGCAGCAGGCAATGATAACTCAAGCGCACCGCATTATCCGTCGGCATTGAAATACGTTATCAGTGTTGCTTCTACAAATTCAACTGATACACGCTCATCTTTTTCTAACTACGGAACGACTATTGACGTATCAGCTCCGGGTTCAAGTATTTATTCCACATTATATAACAATGGTTATGCAACTTTTGACGGAACATCAATGGCTTCACCAATTGCTGCAGGCGTTGCCGCAATAATTAAATCTCAATTTCCTTCATATACTGCTTTGCAGGTTGGTGAAAAGCTCAGAGTAACCTGTGATAATATTAACGGAACGAATCCATCTTATGCCGATATGCTGGGCAAGGGACGTGTGAATATGTTCCGTGCGTTAACGGTCAATTCACCATCAATAAGAATCACTGACTACACTGTAAGTGACGGCAACAATAACGTTCCTCAGCCGAATGATACATTAAGAATTACCGGAACATTCAGAAATTATCTTGATGCCGCTGCGAATGTATCTGTTACAGTTTCAACCACTTCAACTGCAGTTACTATTCTTAGCAACACTGCAACACTCGGGGCGATGGCAACAATGGGAACCGCAAATAATAATTCTTCACCGTTAAGAATCAGAGTCAACTCTAATGCTCCTGCAAATTCTAATGTGGTTCTGAAGCTTGTTTATGCTGACGGTGCATATTCCGATTTTGAATATATATCTGTTATAGTCAATCCAAGTTATTTCACAATGAACGGAAATAAAATAGCAACGACAATCAACAGCAGAGGAAATTTTACTTACAATAATTATCCGACAAACACACAGGGAATCGGTTTTACATATAACAACGGCAGCAATCTGAACTTTGAAGGCGGCTTGATTATGGCAACTGCAAATAACAAAGTTTCTGATGTTGTGAGAGGTGCAGACCCAAATACACAGAATTCCGATTTAACAAGTGTAATTCCTTTTACAATAACAACTCCGGGAACGGTATCGGTTCAGGATGGCAGTGCGCAGTATAATGACAACGGCGCCGGTGGTAATAAGATTGGTGTTACCGTTGACTTCAGGTCTTATGCGTTCAACACTCCTGCGGATGACGATTATATAATTTTTAAATATAAAATTACTAATACAAATGCTTCGGCAATTTCAAATTTTTACATCGGTATTTATTCCGATTGGGATGTCGGCACAAACGGCGATTTGAATAAAGCAGATTATGATGCCGTTAATCAGCTTGGTTATATATGGAGAACGGATAACAATCCTAATTCTTATGTTGGAATGTCTCTGCTTACAGGAACAAATGTTAACTACTGGGCGATTGATAATGACAACGCAGTTGCAGGAAATCCTTGGGGTGTCTATGATAATTTCACCGATATAGAAAAATGGCAGGCACTTTCTTCAAATATCGGAAGACAAACCGCAGGCGGAACCGGAACGGGACGCGACGTATCGCATGTTCTCGGAGCAGGACCTTTTTCGATTCCTGCGAATTCAAGTATTTATGTCGGGTTTGCTCTTGTTGCCGCTGAAAATCTGAATGACTTAAAGACAAATGCCGCAAATGCAAAAATAAAATATGCATCAGTGCTTGGCATTTCTTCAAATGAAAATTTAATACCTGAAAAATTCCAGCTTCATCAGAATTATCCTAATCCGTTTAATCCATCAACGACAATAAAATTCGGATTAGCTCAAAATTCTTTTGTGAAAATTTCTGTTTATGATATGCTCGGCAGGGAAGTCGCGCAGTTGGTGAACCAAAGATTAAATGCAGGAACTCATGAAGCAAGTTTCAATGCGTCGAACCTAACAAGCGGAACGTATTTTTACAAACTCGAAACAGAATATTTTACGGAGACTAAGAAAATGTTGCTAATAAAATAA
- a CDS encoding serine hydrolase, with protein sequence MKKHIFFLLISFLFLQTTSVFSQDYKTKLEDYLQKRYERGEFMGTVLVAKNGIPTFKKSYGFANIEKHLHNNPDLKYLVGSMTKQFTAALILKLQEMNKLSVNDKLSKYYPSYKYGDEITIRNLLNHTSGIPSYTGDPSVMTNLISYETVGEILDTMYARELEFKTDSLMKYTNTGFLILGDIIEKASGKTYKEFVQETIFTPLGMNHSAFDVFDTTDVMFATGYTMDEDKKIIRAEYMKVEYAGAAGSISSTVDDMLKWDMALYGNKILNEESKQQMFTPGKQNYGYGIIIDEPKYDSVIHKRIWHAGRIPGFTSVIQRFIQDTTSVIILCNNDMTDLNEIRPEITRIIFGEDVIIKEKPVKVEVTVDPAIYEQYTGVYELAPDFAIEVRTRDGKIYGQATGQGEFEMFPEAENKFFLKIVEADITFIKDDSGNVTKMILFQGGQEMLGIKK encoded by the coding sequence ATGAAAAAGCATATATTTTTCTTACTTATTTCTTTCCTTTTTTTGCAAACAACTTCCGTATTTTCTCAAGATTATAAAACAAAGCTGGAAGATTATCTCCAAAAAAGATATGAACGCGGTGAGTTTATGGGAACGGTTCTTGTTGCTAAAAACGGAATTCCAACCTTCAAAAAATCTTACGGTTTTGCAAACATTGAAAAACATTTGCACAATAATCCCGACCTGAAATATCTTGTCGGCTCCATGACAAAACAGTTTACTGCAGCATTGATTTTAAAGCTTCAGGAAATGAATAAGCTTTCGGTAAATGACAAACTTTCAAAATATTATCCTTCATATAAATATGGGGATGAAATAACAATAAGAAATTTATTAAATCATACTTCCGGCATTCCAAGTTATACAGGCGACCCTTCCGTAATGACAAATTTAATTTCGTATGAAACGGTCGGAGAGATTTTAGACACTATGTATGCAAGAGAGCTCGAATTCAAAACTGACTCTTTAATGAAATATACAAACACCGGATTTTTAATTCTTGGAGACATAATCGAAAAAGCTTCGGGAAAAACTTATAAAGAATTTGTTCAGGAAACGATTTTTACTCCGCTTGGAATGAACCACTCAGCCTTTGATGTATTCGACACTACAGACGTAATGTTCGCGACCGGTTATACTATGGACGAAGATAAAAAAATAATCCGTGCTGAATACATGAAAGTTGAATATGCCGGTGCAGCCGGAAGTATTTCCTCAACGGTCGATGACATGCTAAAATGGGATATGGCTTTATACGGTAATAAAATCCTGAACGAGGAATCGAAACAACAAATGTTCACACCGGGTAAGCAGAACTACGGATATGGAATAATAATTGACGAACCAAAATATGACAGTGTTATACACAAAAGAATCTGGCATGCGGGACGCATACCGGGATTTACTTCTGTTATACAGAGGTTCATTCAAGATACAACATCGGTTATAATTCTTTGTAATAATGACATGACCGACTTAAATGAGATAAGACCTGAAATTACAAGAATAATATTTGGTGAAGATGTTATAATAAAAGAGAAGCCTGTAAAAGTAGAAGTCACGGTTGACCCTGCAATTTATGAACAATATACAGGTGTATATGAGTTAGCTCCTGATTTTGCGATTGAAGTAAGAACAAGAGACGGAAAAATTTATGGACAGGCAACCGGACAGGGTGAATTTGAAATGTTTCCTGAAGCCGAAAACAAATTTTTTCTCAAAATTGTAGAAGCAGATATTACTTTTATTAAAGATGATTCCGGAAACGTTACAAAAATGATATTATTTCAGGGCGGACAAGAAATGCTGGGCATTAAAAAATAA